The Capsicum annuum cultivar UCD-10X-F1 chromosome 1, UCD10Xv1.1, whole genome shotgun sequence sequence NNNNNNNNNNNNNNNNNNNNNNNNNNNNNNNNNNNNNNNNNNNNNNNNNNNNNNNNNNNNNNNNNNNNNNNNNNNNNNNNNNNNNNNNNNNNNNNNNNNNNNNNNNNNNNNNNNNNNNNNNNNNNNNNNNNNNNNNNNNNNNNNNNNNNNNNNNNNNNNNNNNNNNNNNNNNNNNNNNNNNNNNNNNNNNNNNNNNNNNNNNNNNNNNNNNNNNNNNNNNNNNNNNNNNNNNNNNNNNNNNNNNNNNNNNNNNNNNNNNNNNNNNNNNNNNNNNNNNNNNNNNNNNNNNNNNNNNNNNNNNNNNNNNNNNNNNNNNNNNNNNNNNNNNNNNNNNNNNNNNNNNNNNNNNNNNNNNNNNNNNNNNNNNNNNNNNNNNNNNNNNNNNNNNNNNNNNNNNNNNNNNNNNNNNNNNNNNNNNNNNNNNNNNNNNNNNNNNNNNNNNNNNNNNNNNNNNNNNNNNNNNNNNNNNNNNNNNNNNNNNNNNNNNNNNNNNNNNNNNNNNNNNNNNNNNNNNNNNNNNNNNNNNNNNNNNNNNNNNNNNNNNNNNNNNNNNNNNNNNNNNNNNNNNNNNNNNNNNNNNNNNNNNNNNNNNNNNNNNNNNNNNNNNNNNNNNNNNNNNNNNNNNNNNNNNNNNNNNNNNNNNNNNNNNNNNNNNNNNNNNNNNNNNNNNNNNNNNNNNNNNNNNNNNNNNNNNNNNNNNNNNNNNNNNNNNNNNNNNNNNNNNNNNNNNNNNNNNNNNNNNNNNNNNNNNNNNNNNNNNNNNNNNNNNNNNNNNNNNNNNNNNNNNNNNNNNNNNNNNNNNNNNNNNNNNNNNNNNNNNNNNNNNNNNNNNNNNNNNNNNNNNNNNNNNNNNNNNNNNNNNNNNNNNNNNNNNNNNNNNNNNNNNNNNNNNNNNNNNNNNNNNNNNNNNNNNNNNNNNNNNNNNNNNNNNNNNNNNNNNNNNNNNNNNNNNNNNNNNNNNNNNNNNNNNNNNNNNNNNNNNNNNNNNNNNNNNNNNNNNNNNNNNNNNNNNNNNNNNNNNNNNNNNNNNNNNNNNNNNNNNNNNNNNNNNNNNNNNNNNNNNNNNNNNNNNNNNNNNNNNNNNNNNNNNNNNNNNNNNNNNNNNNNNNNNNNNNNNNNNNNNNNNNNNNNNNNNNNNNNNNNNNNNNNNNNNNNNNNNNNNNNNNNNNNNNNNNNNNNNNNNNNNNNNNNNNNNNNNNNNNNNNNNNNNNNNNNNNNNNNNNNNNNNNNNNNNNNNNNNNNNNNNNNNNNNNNNNNNNNNNNNNNNNNNNNNNNNNNNNNNNNNNNNNNNNNNNNNNNNNNNNNNNNNNNNNNNNNNNNNNNNNNNNNNNNNNNNNNNNNNNNNNNNNNNNNNNNNNNNNNNNNNNNNNNNNNNNNNNNNNNNNNNNNNNNNNNNNNNNNNNNNNNNNNNNNNNNNNNNNNNNNNNNNNNNNNNNNNNNNNNNNNNNNNNNNNNNNNNNNNNNNNNNNNNNNNNNNNNNNNNNNNNNNNNNNNNNNNNNNNNNNNNNNNNNNNNNNNNNNNNNNNNNNNNNNNNNNNNNNNNNNNNNNNNNNNNNNNNTTAGAGGAGATTTGAATtgatcaaaatagaaaaaaatcaattcatTGAGGAAAATGAGCTGTTGTAATGTACAAATTTTGTACAACCAGTTtatatgaatgtatatatatcCTAATTCATAGTTTACATGATTATACACtattatacaatattgatacgttatctctctctctatatatatataattatttatacataatcGATTACCTTAATTTGTATATAACATATATGCGAtcatttgggtgaaatttttagtGTGAGAGTACTACATCAAATTCAGGGAGTAAATTATCTCGTTGTGGACATACatagattctttattttattgaagaaattttgaattaCGATTCTCGTTACAAGGTTCATCTTGAAACCCTTTTTTTcatgtaaataaattttaaatacaagtaaatttatctataattacttttatttttctttgtatgttcagaacaccctacaattctacatTTATAATCAAAAGCAAGTGCTTAAACTCTCTGTAGAATTCAATTTCATACTTAAAAATCCAATTGTATTTGCTACATTTATTTATTCGAAACGAATTTTGATAGTGATAGtaatcttgaaaaagaaaaatagcttAATAGACTTGAGTTTAGCTTTTACATCTCTTTTTCTTTATCATATTCATGGTTGATTATTACCTAAAATGAATACAAACACCACATATGTATAGATCGAGTAACGTCACCATTACACCACTTATTTTTTTGGCAATTTATAACCAAATGTAAGAGCTAAATTAATTGAACTCGTGAACAGTTTATCATCTAACCTGTTTATTGATTTCAAGATTAATTAAGATTAATCACTCTAATTAAAAGTACAATAAGCAATTAAAGTTAGAGTGGTTCACCAGATTGTTGGACAAGTGTGAAGTGACGCCATCACAagacaaatcttggattttataCCATGACAAAATCAAACTCATTGAAAATTCTTAGTCTTTGGTTTTTTATTTACtttgtaatttcttttatttttatacgaAACTGTCATGTAATCAATAAAGATGCTTTCactaaatttcaaaattcacgaatttaaattgtgaaaataattttttgtagaAATGCAAGTaagattatatataataaatttttgttgttcgacttgttgggttcgaaattgaaaGCGCATTATGCGAAAGTTTAGAGTTTGTAAACTAATATAATGATAGTTCAAATgacacaaaattaaaaagaaaaatcataatattattGAGATGATTTGGCCAATCGATCTACGtattaaaaactaaatcaaaaaaaaaaaaaaattatgagagaaaatctTTTCATAAATAAGACTATATTGTGAATATTATTGTGTTATAGTACGAGAAGGAGTTTTTACTATTGTTAGAGTTTCAAGAAAGAGTTTAactaaatatcaaaaaaatttataataaaagtattatgatattatttttattttctatgaaaagtaAGACTTAAACGTGTGAACTTTGGCGcattcgattttttatttttttatttttttgcatgtaACTGCCAGTTTGGGAAACAGACACCGTTAAGTAAATGAAACCTGCAAAGGTTGAGAAAAAGCGAGTCACCGTCAAATCGGGTTGCTATTTCCGTCAAAATAACGGCACCCACCCTGAATGTTTTCATTCTCACAAACACCTTAACAGCGTTACAACACGCACCAATTTTGACATTTTTGTGGCACACAAAGTTCAATTGGGTGTCCTTTTGGAATCTCCACCTTCTCACCTGATCCTGTTATTCTatgtaattttcttcttcttttattgaaGGTACtttcttttcttgatcttttccgTTTTCTTGCTGAATTAgttactatttttctttcagattGTGAAtagagttcaagattcaagaacccCATTTAGTATTGTCTTCTTTGTATGATCAATTTTGTGTATTTCCTCTAGAAGGGGTGTGTTGAATTTGGGCAAAATTGAGGATCTTGGATAGGCCCTTTGGTTAGATTTGATCAGTTTGTATGTTAGTTGACATCAAAGAATAAGAATAGTGTATACTAGTAATGGACAATTATAACAATTCTCCACATCCATACCCATATAACACTGGTTATGGGTACCCTCCTAATGTTCCGCCACCTACAAATCAACCATACCCACCTCCTAGTACTGGTGCATATCCTCCACCAGGTGCTGGTGGATACCCGTATCCCAATCAATCCCCTCAATATCCTCCACCTTACAACACTCAACATTCTGGTCATTATAACTATCATGGTGCCCCTCCTTCGTATCCACCAGCTCCATCAGCACCTCCAGCACCTGCTCTCCATCACTCCAGTTCTTTTGACTATGGTTATCGTCTGGCATCACATGGTGCCCCAACTCCCTATCCACCCCAACCATATCCGCCTCCCCCGACATCTACTGTCCctactcatgaacgtcaaggtaGTTATGGCGCACCTCAGCACTATCAGCATTCCTGGCCAGAAAGGCCTTTGGAGAGTCATCcaccacccaaagttcatgactctcatcaTCATCGCCAAGATAGTGTTTCATCTTTTAGTAGTTCTGACTCCATCAGTCGCCCTTCAGCTTATCCACCAATCCATGATCTCGTAGCAAACATGAATTTGTCTGAAAATCACCCTTCTGCACCTGCTTCTCATCCTGCCCCTGCATCAGCATCGTTTCCCAGTTCCCCTGCTTATCACGTTGGGCAGAACCCTGTTCCCCCGAACTACAATGCTCAAGGGAATATTTATGGACACCCTAATTCCTCCTTTTCAAGGTGGGAAGCGGAGTCTGCAAAACCAACCTATCCTACTCCATGTCCTGAACCACAGAATGCTCAAGCTATGCAGGTCGTGCCATTCATGCCTTCTAAAAGCTCTTTAAAAGTTTTGCTCTTACATGGAAATCTGGAAATATGGGTATACGAAGCAAAAAATCTCCCAAACATGGATATGTTCCACAAAACCATTGGGGATATGTTTGGGCAAATGAGTAAGAAGATCACAAGTGATCCTTACGTCTCAATTAATGTAGCTGGTGCAACGATTGGCCGGACTTATGTCATAAACAATAACGAAAATCCTGTGTGGATGCAACATTTCAATGTCCCTGTTGCACACCATGCTGCGGAACTACAATTTCTGGTCAAGGATGATGATATAGTAGGTTCTCAGCTTATGGGGACAGTGTCTGTCCCTCTAGAGCAGATATATGGAGGGGGTAAAGTAGAGGGGTTCTTTCCGATCCTGAGCAGTAGTGGAAAACCTTGCAAGCCTGGAGCAGTTTTGAGGATATCAGTCCAATATTATCCAATGGATCAATTAAGTACTTACAATCATGGAGTTGGTGCTGGTCCTGAATATTATGGGGTTCCTGGAACTTATTTTCCACTACGGATGGGTGGAACAGTTACTCTGTATCAAGATGCTCATGTGCCCGATGGATACCTTCCAAATTTGATGCTTGACCATGGAATGCAATATGTACATGGAAAGTGCTGGCATGACATCTTTGATGCCATACATCAAGCCCGACGGTTGATCTACATTACAGGTTGGTCAGTGTGGCACAAAGTTAAACTTGTTCGAGATGATGCTTCTGCTGAAAAACACACTCTAGGGGATCTTTTAAAGTTAAAGTCACAAGAAGGTGTTAGGGTGCTGCTTCTAGTATGGGACGACCCTACATCAAGAAGCTTCCTTGGTTATAAAACGGTATATGTGTATAATTTTTAATGAACTTCTGACTTTTGTATGTACATAAAATGAATACTCGAGCATCATATAAGTATTGTTTAATGAAATTCTGACTTTTGTATTAACATGCCTCAGATATAGGTTTATTTATATTCCTTTTccaaaaaatcatttaaaatgaTACACACATCATGTGCCTATATGCAGTTGGTTACTCATTTGTTGAAGTTACTCATTTGTTGAACCCTTCTACTGAGAATTCTAATCATTAATCAGTTAAAATACCATAGATACATTCAtagaaaatttattattaaagtaAATCAGAAGTCTGCTTTACGTTAATGTTTTGCGACTGCTAAGTCAAATTACAGTCAATGGCAAGCTTATCTTTTTCTGCCTGTAAAACTAGTGCATCAACTAAGACAACTGGAAAGAATCCATGTCCTGGACGTGCAAGATTGCTTGTGATTCCGTTATACTTAGGGCCTATGCATATCTTGATACCCATTTTTTTCAATAAGATTATTTATAACGGACTtatattttaccatttttctAAAATGCTAATTAGTGGTGGCACTCTAACCAAATTCTGTTTTTATCTTCTGGTTATTTGTTCTAGATTGTCCCCAAAGGCATCACGAAAATGTCGTTTTTAATTGTTAACTTTGAGCTGCAGGATGGTGTTATGGCAACCCATGATGAAGAGACTCGCAGTTTTTTCAAGCATTCTTCCGTGAAAGTGCTGCTTTGTCCTCGAGTAGCAGGGAAGCGTCACAGTTGGGTCAAGCAGAGGGTAAGTTAGATTTTGAAATTTCTTTGAATAGTTCTTTGTGTGGTAAGTTACATGAGACCAATTATCGAGAAGAGTTACTTGAGATCAGTAGCCAATTCTAGATTAGAAATCTTACCATTTAGCATCGTTCACTGTTTCAATAGTTTATACTtgcatattatttttgattttaccTTCCTTGTTCAGTGGATGGATAACTTCCTTTTCCCATATTGTTTTGCTGAGCTTATAGTTTCTTCTCGTATTAATCCCATATTGCCTTTTCTATGCGAGGAGCATTTAAGTAATAAACCCCCACAAAGTAAAGTTTATTCAAACTATAAATCTCGTTTGATTTCATTCCATTGTTTCCTTCCCACTATGTTTCTTTGCTGGCATATCCCTGTACAAATCATTGAAGGTGCACCCCGAGTCCCTTATCATGTCAATAGAACAATTTGGTTGATATTGTTTTTCTATGAGATGCCTCTTCCCACAGtatgttaaaagagttgaaaacttTTGGTCGTAACCACTAAGGTACATTTATGATGTCTATTGTACAAAAATTTCACATTATGCTGTTGTATTGCTAGACTACTTCAATTAAGTTAATTATCTTTAATCCTCTATAAGCCTAATGTCTTGTGAGTTTTGGTGTGCAGGAAGTTGGAGTAATTTATACACATCATCAGAAAACTGTGATATTGGATGGTGATGCGGGCAacaatcgaagaaaaatcatagcATTTGTTGGAGGACTTGACTTGTGTGATGGGCGATATGATACTCCGGAGCATCCTTTATTTCGGACACTGCAGACAGTGCACTCTGAGGACTATCATAACCCTACTTATGCTGTAACTTATCATCCTTAATATCCTTTAGCTTGTTTGCGGAGACATTGATTGCTGTTGTTAATTTTCTGATTTTCCACCGCATATTGTTGTTATATGAACAAGTGTGGCTATCTTCGCAATGCATTTTTCTTGATTACTTGCAAGTTGCAAGTATATATGATTTATCAGTAACATGTACAGTATaaaatttgttaatttttttttaaaaaacatggTTACTTATTAATTCAATACCTTTCTTCAATATCTTTGAGCTTGGCCAACCCTAGCTATTGTAGAATAATGGTATACATATCTACAAtagttggattttttatttttgtgtgtgtgaaaCTGTAAGTTTAGGTTTCAACTAGTCAATCCCGTCTTCTTTAAAAGCTTATTAAAACTATGAGCTGTTATAAATTCTGATAATAACCAGAAAGCAGGTTGTTGTCATTTGTGGTTCCTGTACCAAACCATCTAGTTGAAAATCTCTTCCTGATTTCGATATGAAAATCACTGTTCCCCTATTTATATGTTCCTGTTCAGCAAGTTAAATGAGAACCATCTGGTCAAATAATATTAGAAACAGATTTTTGACTATCATCTGGTCAAAGTCCGTTGTAGAATTTTGAAACTGGAAGACTGATTTAGAGCAATACCGCTGACAATCTTACACCATTTTCAACCTTCGGAACAGATTAAAAATTTTGGCCAAAAGAAGAGAATGAGACTTGTCTTTCTACATCTTCCTCAATTGACATTTTGTTTCTTGCCTTAGTACTTATCCTTAGTCTACATAATTCGATTTTGCACTACGAGAAGATTTTACATACTGATCACTGGTGAACTGTATCAACTTAGTTTTGTTTTTCTAGGCTTTTGTTTTGTTACTTGCCTttcattgttttctttttctttttcgatATATTTCGTGGATGAAGAAGTTCTCTTCTCATGAAATACCCTTTTCACCTACAAGTAAAATGTTTCTTAGATAGTAATCCATACCTGTACTTAACAGGGGAGTACAGCTGGTTGTCCAAGAGAACCATGGCATGACTTGCACTCTAAAATTGATGGTCCAGCAGCATATGATGTTCTCAGAAACTTTGAGGAGCGCTGGTTGAAGGCTTCAAAGCCTCAAGGCTTTAGAAAGTTGAAGACGTCATTTGATGATGATTTGCTCCGAATTGAAAGGCTGCCTGAGATTCTTGATATTTCTGATGCTCCATCTGTGAGCAGTGACGATCCTAATGGTTGGCATGTACAGGTTGACTGATTATTAGTATCAACAATTTAGAAGTTTAATTCATGTGTTTTCTTTGAGCTAAGAGTCATgtattctttttcaattattaaccagatatttcGTTCGATTGACTCAAACTCAGTCAAAGGCTTTCCAAAGGATCCTAAAGAAGCTACAATGAAGGTGAGAAGGATAGGTGATTGTGgtggcggggggggggggggtaacgGATTGTTTTGCATGCACCAAAACATATACTTCctctatcccaatttatgtgatgcactttcctttttaatctgtCCAAAAAGAACAAATACCGTTCTATAGTAGAAACAATTCAACTTAAAACTTCCATTTTGACCTAGATGAGGTAATTTATACCCAACCAAATATTTATGGCTTATTTTAAACCACAAGTTCgttctttctttcttaaacttggtGGCCAGGCAAAGTGCATCACACAAAATTGGACGGAGGAATTACCTGTTTACTAATTTAAAGTATACTCCTTTTGTTTTCTTGCAGAACCTGGTGTGTGGGAAAAATGTACTTATTGACATGAGCATACACACAGCATATGTGAAGGCCATTCGTGCTGCACAACACTTCATTTACATTGAAAATCAATATTTCATTGGTTCTTCGTATAACTGGAGTCAGCATAAAGATGTTGGTGAGAAGATGCTTTTATGCGTTGTATAAATATTTGTCAATGACCGGATACGTCGAATTAGCAAATCCATAATTGTTATTTGTTACTTATGCACATTTAGtagatttaaatatttattgttCATGCTCAGTGGAGGCAGAAACATTAGGTGACTTCTCATCTGTCCAAGCCTTGGTGGATGATTAGTCGATACCTGTGCTTGTGGGGGGTAGCAAACACCCGATAGAATAGTTGAGATGCAGGAAAGCTGGCCTCGAAACCACCGTaatcaaaaaaatagaaaaattactaTTCTTGACCTATTTGCATTTCTGACTAGATACTCCTACTTTGCCACAATAGCTTTTATGGTACCTTTACATCCTTGTTACCCACTAATAGATCCAATGTCCAGCTCATTCCTGAGTTTCAAGTCCAATCAACTGCATATGCAGAGGATTCATTGGGAGGGCAGCTCTCTATGTGGGAGACAGTGGCCCTTTGGCACACTGCAACTCTGCAAGGATAGGATCTGGAACTAGCTAGAGACATAAGAGCTTTGGCAACAAATAATGGCTGGGTTCGTGCATAGGTTCCGCAAGTTTTTGTCTGATTTTGCAGGCACACGAGTATGGATAGTAAATTCTGATGGGTCTAACTGTGCGTATACACTAGTTCTCTTTTTGGCAGTTGATTTAGATCCACTGAAGATTACTTATGGAGACACCTGCATGAATCACGTAAATAACTTATGTCCTTGGGTTTGACATAACCAGCTCGCTCTATATGTTATGGTtattatatcttcttcctaatcCTTTTGTTTGCttcacttctttattttttcgGGTTGGGAAGGGTTGGGCTGAGGGAGTTCTGGAAGTGACAAAAATTTCTTATATTTGCCAGATCAGATCAGATAAATTGACGTGTTAAATAGAATTTCACGCTTTCCCATATCTAAGTAAATGACACATAAGGATGTAACTTAGCATTTGGGATTTGGTTACAGAATCCTATCCTACTTGAACTTGGTTTCCTTATTTGGTTCGACGTCCGCACGTTTTCATCTATTTCCTATGTTTGTTCCTTTTGTACACGTGCATCAATATTTCCTTGTTTCTCACGAATTCCCTGATGCAACGTGTGTAGCGCATAAACCAAATTCTTCAAGGAATCCAACTTGCAATAGGAATCAGTTTTGCAGCTTCTGATTAACAGTCTTCTAAAGACCTGGTTCTTTCGATATCTACCTAACACTCCTGCAATCCAGTTAGCAGCATAACCAGTAACTCCAAGATACCTGGTTCTTTTGTAGTTGTTCGTTTAATCATCAAAATCAATTTAAGCTCAACTCAACATATATATAATGATATTACTTAGCATTTTGAGCATAATCCTAAAGAACAGACAAGTGAATATTTTCTGGAAAGACAACTGAGAAGGCATCTCAGTGTAAATGAAAGAAACAGGATAAGAGGCATATTCCTCTATTTGGGTGGTTGATGGTATGGAGGAGCCAAGGAGGGTTTAGTTAGCTATAGGTCATGTTCCTGAAGTTTTTTGAATGCAACATAGTGGCATTCCTGATCGCATTCattattttaccattttaaaCAATCATTTATCATGAAAATCTTTAACTAGAGTGTGGTGGAATTCCGCTAGTCCATTGGGGCTTAGTTTAAGTGGCAAAGGTTGAGAGACTTGTGACTTACGTCACTGGTTCGACCCTTGCGGCATGCGGACTAAGCTCGGTGTTTAAGTGGAGAAGGGCAGAGAGGCGGGCCCATTATCCCCCGAGTTTTGAAGGTTGCGGTTGGTCCTAAGAGTTGGCCCAGACTGATTTCTCGATCATAAAGAAAAGTTGTATTCCGCTAATCTAACACTAATGGTGAATCTCTATTTGGCAAAATGACTATCTCTTTAACAGTTTTACTTATCTTGGAAAGTAATATAGCTATCTTCCGGTCATCAAAGCA is a genomic window containing:
- the LOC107872649 gene encoding phospholipase D gamma 1 — its product is MDNYNNSPHPYPYNTGYGYPPNVPPPTNQPYPPPSTGAYPPPGAGGYPYPNQSPQYPPPYNTQHSGHYNYHGAPPSYPPAPSAPPAPALHHSSSFDYGYRLASHGAPTPYPPQPYPPPPTSTVPTHERQGSYGAPQHYQHSWPERPLESHPPPKVHDSHHHRQDSVSSFSSSDSISRPSAYPPIHDLVANMNLSENHPSAPASHPAPASASFPSSPAYHVGQNPVPPNYNAQGNIYGHPNSSFSRWEAESAKPTYPTPCPEPQNAQAMQVVPFMPSKSSLKVLLLHGNLEIWVYEAKNLPNMDMFHKTIGDMFGQMSKKITSDPYVSINVAGATIGRTYVINNNENPVWMQHFNVPVAHHAAELQFLVKDDDIVGSQLMGTVSVPLEQIYGGGKVEGFFPILSSSGKPCKPGAVLRISVQYYPMDQLSTYNHGVGAGPEYYGVPGTYFPLRMGGTVTLYQDAHVPDGYLPNLMLDHGMQYVHGKCWHDIFDAIHQARRLIYITGWSVWHKVKLVRDDASAEKHTLGDLLKLKSQEGVRVLLLVWDDPTSRSFLGYKTDGVMATHDEETRSFFKHSSVKVLLCPRVAGKRHSWVKQREVGVIYTHHQKTVILDGDAGNNRRKIIAFVGGLDLCDGRYDTPEHPLFRTLQTVHSEDYHNPTYAGSTAGCPREPWHDLHSKIDGPAAYDVLRNFEERWLKASKPQGFRKLKTSFDDDLLRIERLPEILDISDAPSVSSDDPNGWHVQIFRSIDSNSVKGFPKDPKEATMKNLVCGKNVLIDMSIHTAYVKAIRAAQHFIYIENQYFIGSSYNWSQHKDVGANNLIPMEIALKIAEKIRAHERFAAYIVLPMWPEGNPTGAATQRILYWQNKTMQMMYETIYKALEEVGLENAYSPQDYLNFYCLGNREAGKVEGNERPAAANTPQAFSRKSRRFMIYVHSKGMIVDDEYVILGSANINQRSLEGTRDTEIAMGAYQPHHTWARRQSTPYGQVHGYRMSLWAEHLGVVEDIFRQPESLECVRRVRTMGEYNWKLFSSDEVTEMRGHLIKYPVEVERKGKVKNLPGCANFPDVGGNIVGSFLAIPENLTI